GTGTGCTGAATGTTTCCTTTATTTGCTTTTGGGCCTAGGgctatacttttctttttttaaaaaaataaaattgaaatgggTTGACACAACTCCACGTAGAGTAGCAGCCTTCATGCCTGTTTTGATCACTATATTTACGGTGGTTAACTTCGgatagataaaattaattaaaatacacatAAGACAATCTGAAcattcacattaataaaaaaaaaaaaagttttacaaCGTTCTTCGTTAAGATAAAGCTACATGTACGAACCCAGATGAAAGTGCTTCCAGCTCCAGTGCAGTCTCATGTATCCGATTCCCAAAGCAGACAGTTTTGCAGCTGTTTTACTCTTGCAGTACGTAGCTTAATTGTATTCTTTCTTGTGGAAGTTAACGACAGTACTCTTCTTGATCCTGCAGTTAACAAACATAAGCTACCGCAACCTTTCTGAATGATTTTACCGTCCTAGAAATATCGGAATTAGTCCCAAATAACAAATGTCGCACGATGCCCTGCTTCTCATGCATCGACTGCTCAACGCAAGAGATCAGATGTTCTTTATTATAGCTTGTTAACGTCTGGGATTGAACCATACATGAAACTAGCGAGATTGCTTTGTAAGTCAGTTAAAACTCAAAACCAGGAAAATACTAGCAAAACTTAGATCACTATACTCTTAACTGCATGCATTAAATTACTATTAGCTAGCTAGTTCTTGCTCATTTGCAATGGAGGAGTTCCAAGAAAAAGGGGACGTGGGGGGTTGACCCTTGAATTAACAATGGCTTCAGTTTTCTAGGCTTTCTTCTGTGTAAACAATGCATTACCTGTAGTCTTTGTCAAGATCACAAGTGTccaaacaatattaattaatgtgtGAGCACATCTTTTCTGCCCAAGCTAGCTGATTTGAAGTTCACAGCAAAGTTAACTTCTTCAATTACAGCTTTCAGAATAATCTGTgtgaatatatcaaattaattagctAGGGCAACAAGGAATTGTTTGACATGCCATGCTATGCTATGCATGAGGAAGTATATGTAGAAACTGTTGATACAGGGCCTGAACATGATCGGTTCTTTCAGAGCTGAAATTCCAGAatgcgatatatatatatatatatatatatatatatatttcgtgGGAATGCGCAGAGCTACTTTTGATTGGTCCAAACCTTTTAAATTTCCACCAAAATAAGACAGATACATATGTACATATGATCTGCTCAAGCTTTAGTGTTTAAAATCCTTTGAACATCTTGCCACGGTGTTGCAGTCCCCAGATCAAGGACAATAAATCCCAAAAAACAGAAGGAAAGCGTGCAATTCAATCAAGTAAATTAATCTGGAGCCCTTAAAGTCGTACCCGCATGTGCAAGCCGAAGCTATGGCGACTGCGTCTCCAACTGTTGTTGTTAATCTGGACTATATAAACTCAAAGTTCGCATAAGAATGCTAATAATGTAGTATATAAAACTAGTCATGACTCAAAATTCTTGGCCGTCCAATCAAAACGCGAGAATTCCAAGAAGGTTTAGTAGCTGTTTCCCCAATCCTTTGCTTTGATAACAATCAAATATCccataatttatcattttattattttctcggGATCATTTTTGCTTTAATTAATTCCATTCAACTAGAAAACCAGGTAGCATGCAGGAAGCCAAGTGCCACCTATACGCTTAGCGCGTGGAATGTAATGCTAAACAATAGCTGTCTATGTGCTTGTTCATTCTTGAGAAGTATTGTATATTTGATCAATGGATGcatttacattttaattaaattgttaataCAAAATCATTACGATAATTTCagtatttgatatgatataagcgtattaataaattaataaataatcatgGTGGTGTGTTATAATGTTATATATCTTGTTCAAAATTACCAGGAGACGAATTAGACAAGAGTATATGtgtttagtttataattattcaatataacAAAAATCTATCATGCTtactaaacaaatatatatatatatatatatataaacaaacttgtataaaaattaaaatacaatccCAGTTGTATACTAATCATACATGAAATTACATATAAGAGAATGAAACTACCtcaattttgttgttattttcaaatgtctttatccttaaaattttattactttttatttggtccaaaaaaactaatttcaataAATCTCACAAGATTCCAACACCATTATCTTATTAATGTACTCATAAGCAAGGTCCaacaaattcaaagaaatttgTACTTAATATCTTTACAAAGATCGAATATAAGCTcaagattatgaaaaaaaataaaaaatggagctTAACATTGAAGACAACAAGGTGGAAAATTGGGTAAAATAAGAGTGTAAGTTTTTACAGAAATTCTATCCAAAacaatgcagaaaaatcaacatgaaACACTCGTTTTCAGCTCCCTTTTATAGAGATTCTTAGGAACAAAAACTGATAAAATCTCTAATACTATCAGCTTTGATTAGCCTTCATGGaatatgaattaaattgaatgttttgactttaaattatatatctttaaattatttaggtTTAGAGAAAACTCTTCTAGAAAAACACTTATCAAGTTTTATCATTTATGGGTTGAATTGAACAAAACAATGggctgaaaaaaattaatgctaaACATATATTGAAAATATACTTAAGCAAAACCAATTTAAGATACTTGTTGAAATACTAAGCATATAACCAATAAgaaatttattgttattattaaggatcaattatttttccttATGATTTTATTTCCCCTCACTTAGAGCAAAAAGATTAATTTCAataagttttttagaatttcaacAACATCATcttatttatatcttatttatataCACTCCTAAGCAAGGTTTACTAAATTCAAATGAATTTGTACTTAATATCTTTCTATAAATATCTAACCTAAACTCTAGATTATGAGGGGAGGGGGGGTGGAGTttaaattgaagagaataagATGGAAATTGGGTAAAACAAAAGTCTAAATTTTTGCATAAATTATGTTCAAAATAGTGCAAAAAAACCAACCCAAAATACTCTTTGGCAACTTTCTTTTATTGggaattttagaaattagacTAAATATTGGAGTGGTTGGATTTGTGATGATGAAAGTTTCATTTGTGATAAAATAGAGAGAGTTGctattatttatagaaaaaaataaagaaagaagaagaagaaatgagggaGAAGAAAGGAAAGGGTCGCTTCCCATgtcataacttaaatattaccaACAAATTTATTTCGTCAGTAATACCGTCTATAACAATAACATGTTCTTTTGTTTCTAATTATAATTCTCTTGATATATATTGacataaattttttgttgatatatACTAAGGGGAATAGTAatgtaatattttatcaatagttctatttatattttccaattttaagtgtaaatatatatagttcatCATTCAGTTATGTAAATGTAGTAAATTTTGAAGTATATTATGGGTGAAGGAAAGGGAGAAGAAACCGTGCttgatgaaaaggaagaaaaacaatctATACCTGGCAACACAAGTTCCCGTGGTTTTCTACCCGCATACCTTTGATCCAACTAAGGAAGATGACAGCAGAATCAATTAAGCGGATTTACCAAGAGAGAGATCTAgggattttaatattaagtgGCCCATTTTGCGAACATATGCTAAGAAAGTTTCTCTAGGCCCTGTAATATTTCTTTTGCGGAGCATATCAATTTCAGACAAAACAAGTGGTTCATGTCAGTGCTAGATGTATGGTCTTTCAGTTCGTCAGGAAAATACAACGTATGACCTTATCACTCCGAATCCTTCCTAAGCCTTCCATCTTAGGATTTCATCAGTATTAttaactttgtatttttcacaGAAAAGAAACACTATGGCCTCATTAATTTGGCAATGCATGTACGTAGTAAATCTGCATATAAAATTAAGGAAAGGTGTGACCACGCTCCACAAAAGCATGTGGAGATATGAAACCATCCTAGAGTAAAAccacagcaaaaaaaaaaaaaacttggttaaATATAAGCTATGGTCTAAGTCCTCATGCTTGCCTTTCACGATATCTTTAGCCATGCCCGCCGGCGTAGTAATTGGCCGTCAACTTTTCTCACATCACCATACAAGTAGTTCCCCGTTGACAATCATCGTCGTATTTAAGCCCCAAGGCCGAAGAAAATGATTGCTATTTACACATTTATACACCCTAACATTTAAAGAGTTAGTGTCATCTATAAAACTGCTAGTTAAAAGTAACGATTGGTATTTTTTTCAGCTCATCATCCAAACTGTTGTGCTAGTTGCATGGTGATGGCTACGTCTTCTGGTGGTGTGCCTCCAGGGTTCCGGTTCCACCCGACTGATGAAGAACTGCTCCATTACTACTTGAAAAAGAAGGTTTCGTTTCAGAAGTTTGATATGGAGGTCATTAGAGAGGTGGACTTGAACAAGATGGAGCCTTGGGAGTTGCAaggtaaatattatttgaacCATAATCTAAGTTCATTGTGTGGTGTGCATATACTTGAGTTTATGGATTTCACGGGACTACGTAAGGATTTTAATTGAAGCTCTCTTCAAGATGATATGTTTTGGTTGAAACAATTCCACCCTCTTTATgctgatttttgttttcattcatAATGCTtcaatcttaaaattatttgaaaattaccATTTTCATTATGAAGGTTTTATTCATCCCACCAGGGAgtaaaatttcatcttttttttatatatattattattttgcttgaCAGTTTTGTACTTAAATGGGAATTACATAAGTAAAAACCTGGAATTATTAGTTCATACCAACCGGTTACAAACAATGAGATCCACTATACCAACCAATTAAaacattacttttattttcatctaagAAGTTGTAAAAATAAGTAAACATTAGAACCCGTTTAGTTgtagagaatatttttttctactttctttccttttgtataaaaaatgtgTTTATTTAGTGAATGTGTAAGACTGTTTTCTCACTTTGGAAATTGAAAAGAaggttcaaaaacattttttgtctaaataattttctaagctttttctttttttttatatatatatatataacttggaTGAAAAGTTTTATTTACCCTAAtcgattttaatatattttcatgtaatatatTACATGGGATGAGCAAGTGATTGTCTTGTTCATaacctttcaattattttttcatcaacaacattaaaaaaataggtggAAATTAATGTTTTCCACGCCATAAAATTCTCCGCTAGATAGAAGTTGGAGAATCAGAAAAACGTCcaaggctaaaaaaaaaaaaaaaaccgtatTTCAACATAGAgtgttattattttctattttttatgtagatattttaaaaaatataaagtagtTTCTGGTGTTTAATTAGCTTTTCATCATCCATCCTCAATTGTATTAATGATTCTATATGCCACTCATCTGATTATTAGTCCGTCATCTGCACGGGGATGTTGCGGCTGCAATATTATATATGTGATGCGCTATGCCTTGTAGATTTGGTTATCtgttcctatatatatatatatatatatatatatatatatatatatatatatatatatatatatagtttctaaaattgtattttacaTCAAGCACATGTGCGTATAAGTTAAAGATTTATACTATCTAtgatgaatttgatgattttactATATATAGTCATGCATGGATGTGTGTGCAGAGCGATGTAAAATTGGGTCAGCGCCTCAAAACGAGTGGTATTTATTCTGTCACAAGGACAGGAAATACCCGACTGGGTCACGAACCAATAGAGCAACGAATGCAGGGTTTTGGAAGGCAACAGGGAGGGATAAGTGCATCAGGAACAGCTACAAGAAGATTGGTATGAGGAAAACACTTGTTTTCTATGGAGGAAGAGCTCCTCATGGACAGAAGACTGACTGGATCATGCATGAGTATAGGCTTGAAGATGGCGATGATGCTCAAGGAAACCTTGGTGTAAGTACTCTCTCTATGATCACCTCAGCATTACAACTCAGTGAATCAACTTCATGACATGTTGATTAAGGCATGGCTTCTTGTTaagatatttgttttgtatGCATGTGCAGGAAGATGGCTGGGTGGTATGCAGGGTGTTCAAAAAGAAGAATCTATTCAAGGTCAGTGGTGAAGGAGGAACTACAAGCATGAACTCATCTGACCAGCAACTCCACTCGTCAAGCACCAATCAATCTCGAACTTTCATGCACAGAGACAGCCAATACTCCCTCCGTCAAAACCATAACCATGGAAATATTCAACAACCCTTTGTACTAAGCAAGGCTGAGCTAGAGCTTCACTATCCTCACATGGCAGCACCTCATCAATACTCTCTCTTCCAATCCCAAACCCTAATGCCAACTAATAAGTCCTTAGGTTATGACTACTCGGGTCTCCCTAAGGAATCACCGGTCATGGTTAAGCAGCTAATGTCAAGCTCTAGGGATTGCGAGAGTGGCAGTGAAAGTCTGAGGTACCACGCTTGTGAGCCAGGACTAGAGGTGTGCACCTGTGAAGCACCTCAGCAAATGGTTGCCGGAAGAGAAGATCACCAGGGCTTGAATGAATGGGCTATGCTTGATAGGATTGTCACTTCTCATTTAGGAAATGAAGATTCTGCTAAAGGGGTGAGGTTTGATGATGCAAGTAACGCACCATCTGCGCACGCAATTAATCAGCTCCCGTTACGTGGGGAGATGATGGATTTTTGGGGCTATGGAaaatagtgttttgtttttagttccTTCCATATCTCTTTTTGAATGACTACTATGAACATGGACTGAAACCGGTTCGGAAAAAATGGCTctcctttatatttatttttaattgtaattgatgattgtttgtgggacatatatataaatatatagtttgaCTCAATTCAATTTGTTAGATTATAATGATCTCTGGTTAAGtttaaaacaggaaaaaaaaaactaagtttaaATCAAGTTTTCCAACTTTTCCATGTTACTTTCACAAACAAAATCACCCAAAAGGTAACCAATTCTACATTTATACACACATAACaactattaattaatattcacaCCACCAACCAATTAAGATGTAACCATTGAATCTTTAAACATCCAAAATCCCATTAATATCCAAACAcattataaatatcaattaatattgCAATCCATAAATCAATATTCATGCCATCACATTAAATcctttcatttcaatttaattcccAATATATCACAAACCAATAATTAATATTCACATtattaatttaggattttaACATAGAGATTTGAGATTTCCACAACTTCGATCCAATGCCCAACACCCAATTCCTTACATTCATACCGACAAACACAAAACAATTTGACCTAGATTTTCTCCAATTTGCTTTCTAGTTAAGCAAATTTCAACtccattaatttaaatatttattacaaacaaCTAATTATATTCAACATTCAGATTTCCCACACTTACAAATTTATGAAAGGGGTGGCTAAATTTGCTAATTACTCTGGGGGATAGAGGCCTTTgttttgaaagagaagaaagaaagaaaaatggtcGGGATAAGagaaattttcatgttttaattcattttaaatggTCGATGAAATTTTCATTGTTGTTgctaacaaaaattttaatgattttttatttttctattttgccACCAGTTTTGTCAGAAATTACTGAAGAAAATGTTGTCATCATTTTTGTTgtaaaattattgatgaaatatattttatcagtTCAATTGCTTTTTCCTAACTTTCTAGTTGTGAAATGCAATAAGTTTCAT
This genomic interval from Populus nigra chromosome 11, ddPopNigr1.1, whole genome shotgun sequence contains the following:
- the LOC133668769 gene encoding protein BEARSKIN2-like, whose protein sequence is MVMATSSGGVPPGFRFHPTDEELLHYYLKKKVSFQKFDMEVIREVDLNKMEPWELQERCKIGSAPQNEWYLFCHKDRKYPTGSRTNRATNAGFWKATGRDKCIRNSYKKIGMRKTLVFYGGRAPHGQKTDWIMHEYRLEDGDDAQGNLGEDGWVVCRVFKKKNLFKVSGEGGTTSMNSSDQQLHSSSTNQSRTFMHRDSQYSLRQNHNHGNIQQPFVLSKAELELHYPHMAAPHQYSLFQSQTLMPTNKSLGYDYSGLPKESPVMVKQLMSSSRDCESGSESLRYHACEPGLEVCTCEAPQQMVAGREDHQGLNEWAMLDRIVTSHLGNEDSAKGVRFDDASNAPSAHAINQLPLRGEMMDFWGYGK